In Fibrobacter sp. UWH6, the sequence AGGTTTCATTCGCGAAGTGTTCGGGTATATGGAACGCTTCAAGGGCCAGCTGTTTGTGTTGAAGATCGAAGACGATCTCATGAGCCATCCGCTTTTCCCTGTGCTCATGCGTGATATCGCCTTGCTCCACAAGACTGGGGTAAAGATCATTATCGTGCCGGGTACCCGCAATAGTATCGACGCCCAGCTCAAGGCCTGGAACGTAGAAACCAAGTTCCATTGTGGCGTACGTCTTACCAGTGAGCAGGCCTTGCCCCACGTGGAACAGGCTTCTCTAGGTGCGGCCCAGCACATTATGAGTCATTTGACGGCAAGCGGCCTTCGCGGTATTCAGGGCAACTGGATTTTGGCCCGCAGCATGGGCGTGATCAACGGTGTGGATTATATGCGCACCGGACGCATCGAACGCGTACAGAAGGATACTCTGGACCAATTGCTGAACGAAGATTTCGTGCCTATCATTGCACCTATCGGCTGGAACAAGATTGGTCATGCCTACAATATCAGTTCTACGGAACTGGCTACCGAACTTTGCAAGTACATGAAGGTGGGAAAGCTGTTCTTCATCGGTAACCAGAACGGTATCAAGCTTGGCGGTCTCGTGACGGGTAGGAATACCAAGTATCTGGAACCTACCGATAAAGGTTTGATTTCTGCTATGGATGTGGACCAGGCCAAGGAACTTCTGGA encodes:
- the argA gene encoding amino-acid N-acetyltransferase, which translates into the protein MNPNDFTSQHFEIAGFIREVFGYMERFKGQLFVLKIEDDLMSHPLFPVLMRDIALLHKTGVKIIIVPGTRNSIDAQLKAWNVETKFHCGVRLTSEQALPHVEQASLGAAQHIMSHLTASGLRGIQGNWILARSMGVINGVDYMRTGRIERVQKDTLDQLLNEDFVPIIAPIGWNKIGHAYNISSTELATELCKYMKVGKLFFIGNQNGIKLGGLVTGRNTKYLEPTDKGLISAMDVDQAKELLELNSDVLNFAQMDYLMNAIHACEAGANRVHLLSGEFQGSLLQEVFSARGDGTMVYANQYSSIRPATMEDIPDILRIMQDYIDKGFLVPRTQESISEKLSDYVVYSIDNSIHGCGALHEFEDGMAEVAGIAVGANYRKSGIGDAIVRHLISVGRMKGCKKLFLLTTQALDWFYHFGFVDGTVEELPKTKRDHYNYSRKSRILMLPLER